From the Tripterygium wilfordii isolate XIE 37 chromosome 6, ASM1340144v1, whole genome shotgun sequence genome, one window contains:
- the LOC119999621 gene encoding F-box protein FBW2-like: MEEVQRWDELIPDALGLIFSNLSLEEKLTVIPRVCKSWNKAVSGPYCWQEIDIEEWSCQCEPDHLDRMVRMLVARSCGSLRKLCVSSLCNYTTFSFIAEHAGSLQMLQLPRSEISDCVVEQMAGKLSTVTFLDVSYCSKIGARALEAIGKHCKFLVGLCRNMHPAGELSQEDEALAIATRMPKLKQLEMAYNLTTTESVLRILSSCKELELLDLRGCWDVKLDDRFVKEKFPKLKVLGPLVVDYYEMNEWDDWSEYSDAATDYFAWDFIADEVEDYDEDDDSFDGMWDDEVRLEELELRFYEGGHEDLGMHGWPQSP, translated from the exons ATGGAAGAGGTGCAGCGTTGGGACGAGCTGATACCTGATGCGCTAGGGTTAATCTTCAGCAATCTTTCTCTGGAAGAGAAACTAACAGTGATTCCCAGGGTGTGCAAGTCTTGGAACAAAGCAGTGTCTGGCCCGTATTGCTGGCAGGAGATAGACATCGAGGAATGGAGTTGTCAATGCGAGCCTGATCACCTCGATCGTATGGTTCGTATGCTGGTCGCAAGGAGCTGTGGATCGCTCCGGAAACTTTGTGTTTCGAGCCTCTGCAATTATACAACTTTCTCCTTCATTGCTGAGCA TGCTGGTTCTCTTCAGATGTTGCAGCTGCCTAGAAGCGAGATAAGTGATTGTGTGGTTGAACAGATGGCGGGGAAGCTCTCTACTGTTACTTTCTTGGATGTAAGCTATTGTAGTAAAATTGGCGCTCGGGCTCTGGAGGCCATTGGAAAGCACTGTAAGTTTCTTGTGGGGCTGTGCCGAAACATGCACCCAGCAGGCGAGCTTTCACAAGAGGACGAGGCTCTTGCCATTGCCACCAGAATGCCAAAGCTTAAGCAACTTGAAATGGCTTACAATCTTACCACTACAGAAAGTGTACTAAGGATCCTCTCAAGCTGCAAGGAGCTTGAATTGTTGGATTTGAGAGGGTGCTGGGATGTGAAACTTGACGATAGATTCGTTAAAGAAAAGTTCCCCAAATTGAAAGTTTTGGGACCTCTCGTGGTGGACTACTATGAGATGAACGAGTGGGATGATTGGTCCGAGTACTCGGATGCAGCGACGGACTACTTTGCGTGGGACTTTATAGCTGATGAAGTGGAAGAttatgatgaggatgatgacaGCTTTGATGGAATGTGGGATGATGAAGTCAGGCTAGAGGAGCTCGAGCTAAGGTTCTATGAAGGAGGTCATGAAGATTTGGGAATGCATGGTTGGCCTCAATCTCCATAG